In Streptomyces sp. 840.1, one DNA window encodes the following:
- a CDS encoding SsgA family sporulation/cell division regulator gives MHTVVERELELKLVLSPERSIPVPARLTYRTQDPYAVHITFHIGSDAPVYWTFARDLLVEGVFRPCGHGDVRIWPTKIEGRGIICVALTSPDGNALLEVPSAAVAAWVERTLRVVPPGTESERLGIDEGLAELLAPLPADDLWMSDPWPSDDAQDGES, from the coding sequence ATGCACACCGTCGTGGAACGCGAGCTGGAGCTCAAGCTGGTCCTGTCGCCCGAGCGCAGCATCCCCGTGCCGGCCAGGCTGACGTATCGCACCCAGGACCCGTACGCCGTGCACATCACCTTTCACATCGGCTCGGACGCCCCCGTGTACTGGACTTTCGCCCGCGATCTGCTGGTGGAGGGCGTGTTCCGGCCGTGCGGGCACGGGGACGTACGGATCTGGCCGACCAAGATCGAGGGGCGCGGCATCATCTGCGTGGCGCTGACCTCTCCGGACGGCAACGCGCTGCTGGAGGTGCCGTCCGCCGCGGTGGCCGCCTGGGTGGAGCGGACGCTGCGGGTGGTCCCGCCCGGCACGGAGTCCGAGCGGCTCGGCATCGACGAGGGGCTCGCCGAGCTGCTCGCGCCGCTGCCGGCCGACGACCTGTGGATGAGTGATCCCTGGCCGTCGGACGACGCGCAGGACGGGGAGAGTTGA
- a CDS encoding FAD-binding oxidoreductase: MDDLLELLRAGLPAEALITDPDITASYANDMASFCDAGTPAVVALPRNVEQVQHIMRTATALRVPVVPQGARTGLSGAANASDGCIVLSLIKMDRILEISPVDRIAVVEPGVVNAVLSRAVDEHGLYYPPDPSSWEMCTIGGNIGTASGGLCCVKYGVTAEYVLGLDVVLADGRLLSTGRRTAKGVAGYDLTRLLVGSEGSLGIVVKAVLALKPKPPRQLALAAEFPTAAAACEAICAIMERGHTPSLLELMDRTTVRAVNKMANMGLPDSTEALLLAAFDTPDPAADLAAVAELCTAAGATEVVPAEDAAESEMLLQARRMSLTALETIKSATMIDDVCVPRSKLGAMLEGTAAIAEKYGLTIGVCAHAGDGNTHPVVCFDQADADESRRARESFDEIMALGLELGGTITGEHGVGVLKKEWLARELGEVSVELHRGIKQAFDPLGLLNPGKVF; encoded by the coding sequence ATGGACGATCTTCTCGAACTACTGCGTGCGGGGCTCCCGGCCGAGGCCCTGATCACCGACCCGGACATCACCGCCTCCTACGCCAACGACATGGCGAGCTTCTGCGACGCGGGCACCCCGGCCGTCGTCGCGCTCCCACGCAATGTCGAGCAGGTCCAGCACATCATGCGCACCGCGACGGCGCTGCGCGTCCCGGTCGTTCCGCAGGGCGCCCGCACGGGCCTGTCGGGCGCCGCCAACGCCTCCGACGGCTGCATCGTGCTCTCCCTGATCAAGATGGACCGCATCCTGGAGATCAGCCCGGTCGACCGGATCGCCGTGGTGGAGCCGGGCGTCGTCAACGCGGTGCTGTCCCGCGCGGTCGACGAGCACGGTCTCTACTACCCGCCGGACCCCTCCAGCTGGGAGATGTGCACCATCGGCGGCAACATCGGGACCGCCTCGGGCGGGCTGTGCTGCGTCAAGTACGGGGTCACCGCCGAATACGTCCTCGGCCTCGACGTCGTCCTCGCGGACGGACGCCTCCTCAGCACCGGCCGCCGCACCGCGAAGGGCGTCGCGGGATACGACCTCACCCGGCTCCTGGTCGGCTCCGAGGGCAGCCTCGGCATCGTTGTCAAAGCCGTGCTCGCGCTCAAGCCGAAGCCGCCCAGGCAGCTCGCCCTGGCCGCCGAGTTCCCCACCGCGGCCGCCGCCTGCGAGGCCATCTGCGCGATCATGGAACGGGGTCACACTCCGTCACTCCTCGAACTGATGGACCGTACGACAGTCCGAGCCGTCAACAAGATGGCGAACATGGGCCTCCCCGACTCCACCGAGGCGCTCCTGCTCGCCGCCTTCGACACACCCGACCCTGCCGCCGATCTGGCCGCCGTCGCGGAGCTCTGCACGGCCGCCGGCGCCACCGAGGTCGTCCCGGCGGAGGACGCGGCCGAGTCCGAAATGCTGCTCCAGGCCCGGCGGATGTCGCTGACCGCGCTGGAGACCATCAAGTCCGCCACGATGATCGACGACGTGTGCGTACCGCGCTCCAAGCTCGGGGCCATGCTGGAGGGCACCGCCGCCATCGCTGAGAAGTACGGCCTCACCATCGGTGTCTGCGCCCACGCGGGCGACGGCAACACCCACCCCGTCGTCTGTTTCGACCAGGCCGACGCCGACGAGTCCCGGCGGGCCCGCGAGTCCTTCGACGAGATCATGGCGCTCGGCCTCGAACTCGGCGGCACGATCACCGGCGAACACGGCGTGGGCGTACTCAAGAAGGAGTGGCTCGCCCGGGAGCTCGGCGAGGTGAGCGTGGAGCTGCACAGGGGCATCAAGCAGGCCTTCGACCCGCTGGGACTCCTCAACCCCGGCAAGGTGTTCTGA
- a CDS encoding RDD family protein codes for MSAPTPAPGDESPREGYYPDPSIPGYVRYWNGASWVPGTSRPAPQSGEAMPSGPAPEPAEPQRPGPAPVDETGPMFFDEDPPADVRSEPSPAWQADVSRQNGFGGERDRRVSWGGGQPAQQGGRPEPGPDPRSPEGSSPVADTPGDRSPALRSSGDRSPALRPRADVVPADPRLPVPQAPAPGPAPAAGALPGMRDGGDRAENTVAIRVARSGRSGQSGRPGRGNRDAQEPPAEGTMTIRAIGPATPATPTAPQAPGPAAPVAPVAPGPAGQQGPAFPQQAQAPQQAQAPQQIQTPRQAQAPHQPQAPQQPSQIRQPSQTRQPNQSNQAHQTPQPQASHQERQEHQAQGPDQPVVPWKPPVNDHFQQLAAAQSAARPAALGKRFAARLIDTVVLAALVGAVAFPLATRATDHINEKIDAAKLSGETVTVWLLDSTTAGLAGGVLVAFLVLGVLLEAVPTAKWGRTLGKKLCGLGVRDIESGSSPTFGAALRRWLVYGVLGLLAIGVLNVLWCLFDRPWRQCWHDKAARTFVAG; via the coding sequence ATGAGCGCCCCAACCCCGGCACCCGGTGACGAAAGCCCCCGCGAGGGCTACTACCCCGATCCGTCCATTCCCGGATACGTCCGGTACTGGAACGGCGCCTCCTGGGTGCCCGGTACGAGCAGGCCCGCCCCGCAGAGCGGCGAGGCGATGCCTTCGGGGCCCGCCCCGGAGCCGGCCGAACCGCAACGGCCGGGCCCCGCGCCGGTGGACGAGACCGGCCCGATGTTCTTCGACGAGGATCCGCCGGCCGACGTCCGGTCCGAACCCTCGCCCGCCTGGCAGGCCGACGTCTCCCGGCAGAACGGCTTCGGCGGCGAGCGCGACCGCCGGGTCTCCTGGGGCGGCGGGCAGCCCGCGCAGCAGGGCGGCCGGCCGGAGCCGGGTCCCGATCCGCGTTCGCCCGAGGGCAGTTCGCCGGTGGCCGACACGCCCGGGGACCGCTCCCCGGCGCTCCGTTCCTCAGGTGACCGTTCACCGGCCCTCCGCCCGCGTGCCGACGTCGTACCTGCGGACCCGCGCCTGCCCGTGCCCCAGGCCCCGGCCCCGGGCCCGGCCCCGGCCGCCGGTGCGCTGCCGGGCATGCGGGACGGCGGTGACCGGGCGGAGAACACCGTCGCCATCCGGGTCGCCCGCTCCGGCCGGTCCGGACAGTCCGGCCGCCCGGGTCGCGGGAACCGCGATGCGCAGGAGCCGCCCGCCGAGGGCACGATGACGATCCGCGCGATCGGCCCGGCCACGCCTGCCACCCCGACAGCCCCACAGGCCCCGGGGCCGGCCGCACCGGTCGCACCGGTCGCACCGGGCCCCGCGGGGCAGCAGGGGCCCGCGTTCCCTCAGCAGGCTCAGGCACCGCAGCAGGCTCAGGCGCCTCAGCAGATCCAGACACCTCGGCAGGCTCAGGCGCCCCACCAGCCCCAGGCCCCCCAGCAGCCCAGCCAGATCCGCCAGCCCAGCCAGACCCGTCAGCCGAACCAGTCCAACCAAGCCCACCAGACCCCACAGCCTCAGGCATCACACCAGGAACGCCAGGAACACCAGGCCCAGGGGCCCGACCAGCCCGTCGTGCCCTGGAAGCCGCCGGTGAACGACCACTTCCAGCAGTTGGCGGCGGCGCAGTCGGCCGCCCGTCCGGCCGCGCTGGGCAAGCGGTTCGCCGCCCGGCTCATCGACACCGTGGTGCTGGCCGCGCTCGTCGGCGCCGTGGCCTTCCCCCTCGCGACCCGGGCCACGGACCACATCAACGAGAAGATCGACGCGGCCAAGCTGTCCGGTGAGACCGTCACCGTCTGGCTGCTGGACTCCACCACGGCCGGCCTGGCCGGCGGGGTCCTCGTCGCGTTCCTGGTGCTGGGCGTGCTCCTGGAGGCCGTGCCGACCGCGAAGTGGGGCCGTACGCTCGGGAAGAAGCTCTGCGGGCTCGGCGTACGGGACATCGAGTCCGGTTCGTCGCCCACCTTCGGTGCCGCCCTGCGCCGCTGGCTGGTGTACGGCGTGCTGGGGCTCCTGGCCATCGGCGTGCTCAACGTGCTGTGGTGCCTGTTCGACCGGCCGTGGCGCCAGTGCTGGCACGACAAGGCGGCCCGCACCTTCGTGGCCGGCTGA
- a CDS encoding RDD family protein → MSNDQPTSGQPPEDDPFLKKPQEPQPPSGSPYDSAPPPPPYGPGPHGGGQFGAADPLAGMPPLAEPGKRILARLIDFLIISIPLYLISLPWGGAVEVSNDNNGNDGVGDIFAQTYSGHQLLWSLIGLVIYVGYDTYFTHKDGRTPGKRLLKLRVAMLNDGSVPDTGSSFLRAVVLWLPALLCCPCLWWLINIVLMFTDKPYRQALQDKAGKTVVVTTNGRNTA, encoded by the coding sequence ATGAGCAACGATCAGCCGACGTCCGGTCAGCCGCCCGAGGACGACCCGTTCCTCAAGAAGCCGCAGGAGCCCCAGCCGCCGTCGGGCTCGCCCTACGACAGCGCGCCGCCGCCCCCGCCGTACGGCCCCGGCCCCCACGGCGGAGGCCAGTTCGGGGCCGCCGATCCGCTGGCGGGCATGCCGCCGCTCGCGGAACCCGGCAAGCGCATCCTGGCCCGGCTGATCGACTTCCTGATCATCTCGATCCCGCTGTATCTGATCTCCCTGCCCTGGGGCGGCGCGGTGGAGGTCTCGAACGACAACAACGGGAACGACGGCGTCGGCGACATCTTCGCCCAGACGTACAGCGGCCATCAGCTGCTCTGGTCGCTGATCGGCCTGGTGATCTACGTCGGCTACGACACGTACTTCACGCACAAGGACGGCCGCACGCCCGGCAAGCGGCTGCTGAAGCTGCGGGTCGCGATGCTCAACGACGGCAGCGTGCCGGACACCGGGAGTTCCTTCCTGCGGGCCGTGGTGCTGTGGCTGCCGGCGCTGCTGTGCTGCCCGTGCCTGTGGTGGCTGATCAACATCGTGCTGATGTTCACGGACAAGCCGTACCGGCAGGCACTGCAGGACAAGGCGGGCAAGACGGTGGTGGTCACCACCAACGGCCGGAACACCGCCTGA